In Vitis riparia cultivar Riparia Gloire de Montpellier isolate 1030 chromosome 19, EGFV_Vit.rip_1.0, whole genome shotgun sequence, the following proteins share a genomic window:
- the LOC117908319 gene encoding uncharacterized protein LOC117908319: MEVFSSFLKRVVDGGFMSGCKVKGRNDKGVQISHLLFADDTLVFCRASQDQLTYLSWLFMWFEAVLGLRINLEKSELIPIGRVENIDNLALDFGCRVGSLPSTYLGLPLGAPFKSVSVWDGVEERFRKRLAMWKRQYLSKGGRATLIRNLSKFRGTSFGVVATWSENHT, from the exons ATGGAGGTTTTTAGCTCTTTTCTCAAAAGGGTTGTGGATGGAGGTTTTATGTCGGGCTGTAAGGTGAAGGGTAGGAACGACAAAGGGGTTCAGATTTCCCActtgttgtttgctgatgacaccTTGGTGTTTTGCCGAGCTTCTCAAGACCAGCTGACTTACCTAAGTTGGTtgtttatgtggtttgaggccgtATTGGGTTTGAGAATCAACTTAGAGAAGAGTGAGCTCATTCCAATAGGGAGGGTAGAGAATATTGACAATCTTGCCTTGGACTTTGGCTGTAGAGTGGGTAGCCTCCCGTCCACttatctgggtcttcctttgggtgctccGTTTAAGTCAGTATCAgtgtgggatggagtggaagagcgATTCCGTAAAagattggctatgtggaagagacaatatttGTCCAAGGGAGGGAGAGCAACTCTAATCCGAA ACTTGAGCAAATTCAgagggacttcctttggggtggTGGCAACTTGGAGCGAAAACCACACTTAG